Genomic segment of Odontesthes bonariensis isolate fOdoBon6 chromosome 10, fOdoBon6.hap1, whole genome shotgun sequence:
tcatcagcataaaaacaaatttATTGATGCATATTATTTGATATAATACCAGTCATGATTATTTACTTTTATATAAATATACTGTGAAGGAGTTTCCTTTGAACATTTACAGAGCCACATTCCCTTTCTACATGACTTCCCTCAAACTATGTTCATATCCAAATTCCTGTCCAAAAAGACGTCACAAATTAAACTGAAAGTATTCAAGGTTATAAATCAGAGGGCAGGAACCAAATCTAATAGGTGTGGCCACAGCATAAAAGGCTGTGTGACAGTCCTGAAGTATCATACTCATACTTGTCAGATCAACGTTTAGAATTTCCGTGTTAAACTTATCACCGTTTCAACAGCTTCAACAGACTAAAGAAGACAATATTGCAGCCGCTGCCAGAGAACAACAAGGATTGCAGAGTGAAGGAGGCCTGTAAGTCCCTTAAATATAAAGGAGTTTAAGTATGggaatatatattatatttaaaaatatatatatttagaggTTAGTTTTCTGAATAATTAGATTGTATTCATCAGATCAGATACAGTTTGGGTGTGTGTCAAGACTGCTATAagtagaaaaaaagcaaaagaataAATCAATAACAGTTTGATCCTTTGActgcaaaaaaagaagagaacatGATGAGAGTGAAGTCATTTTGAAATAGAGGAGAAAATCAATCTTTTTGATTAATATTCTatggaaataaagtaaaaataaataaataaaaagccatTACTTTAaaatatgatttttaaaaaaggcaaaTTTGAAAAAAGAGATAGCTAGATAAGCAAACAAACTCTTCAAATAACAGCTTTCATGGGTAAATATGTATTATGGGCCTAATGTGACTTGCTTTCTCTTATCTCCAGAAAATCTCTGGTGCTGACCAAAAGAAGATGGCAACTGGCGAAGAGTAAGTATTGTGGTTGAATTATGTTTAATTTGTCATTTGATTCATTTACAAATTctcttctctcctttttttcatatttagCCCAACCAGAAATGATCCCCCAAAAAAGGTGATATAACTTGCCTCTGATTGTACATTTTATAACTTTTTAAAAGCTACAGATATACAAAGTTAAAGAAATCAACAGACAAACGGAAAGAAAGATGCCAGGattagttaaagggatagttcgcctcttttgacatgaagttgtATGGCATCCCAaactagcaatatcattcatgaacattttcttaccccctgctgcttaCTGTGAGTCGAGTTCCAggtgagttttggcgttgacaaaagtagtctggcaagttggctggggtttaaaaatgaaagcgttttgctgaaggaaaagaaaaaagattaccTTCAGCATTGAATAAGAAATATATCCCACAGAGCCATAGGGAGCTGTGTTTACGAAACAATTACTGTCAAGTAAATGATGAAAGATATGATTTTAGTTTCACCCAGAGCCATTTACAGCTCTGTAATCCCTTGTACATTCATAAATTACTTTCTCATCACGCATCATGACTAAAGTTTATTATCAATCTGTTCATTTGAGTTTTGTTCCACCTTTGATTGCAAaattatttcaatttttttttgtgtgtgggtaAGCACTGAAATGACTGtgtgtgatttttgttttgCCTTCTGCTGCCAGCTGTTTAATGACTCCATCCATGGCAACATTGAGTTACATCCACTTCTTGTCAAAATCATCGACACACCTCAGTTCCAAAGACTACGAAACATCAAGCAGCTTGGGGGGTGCTATTATGTTTACCCTGGAGCATCCCACAACCGCTTTGAACACTCAATTGGGTATGTTCTCAtttcattaaaataaaaactgtaaaaCATATAGACCGAGGAAAGATAATAGAAAAGCACCAAAtgaacaaatgaaataaataaataaaataaaaactaacgtaaacagtgtgtgtgtgtgtgtgtgtgtgtgtgtgtgtgtgtgtgtgtgtgtgtgtgtgtgtgtgtgtgtgtgtgtgtgtgtgtgtgtgtgtgtgcatgcggaTGCATGTGTGTGCTGTATCTAATGATACAGGGTGGCGCACTTAGCAGGAGAACTCGCAAAATCTCTGAGATCAAGACAGCCAGGACTTAAAATCGATGATCGTGACATCCTCTGTGTGCAGATTGCAGGTCTTTGCCACGACCTGGGTGAGTGGAACACATCCTTTCCTCTATAGTGATTCAGCTTACATGAGAATTTACAAAGTACCCTGCTTTTCAAATTATTTCTACCTTTTCAGAGTGAAATAAACAATTAATGACCatatttttcttcatttacTCAATTCCTTGCATATCTATAAATGGCTTCCTCATTTAATTATGTACTTCCTCATCAGATATTCAATGGTTTCCTCCACACTCAGCGGTTTCTCAagattttggacatttttttcTCATAATCACAATCGCATCATTACTAAAGTTTCCAATCAATTTGTTCATTTGAATTGTGTGCTACATTGAATTCAAAgggtttttttgttaattttttcagttaattttttttaactcatttcaAGTTTGGTACACTCACATAACTTTTACACAATATTCTGTTGGTCACTTTAACAGGTCATTCCAATTAACCAATTGGCTATTTCACATTTCTTCATATCTAGGACATGGACCCTTTTCTCATCTGTATGATACGATGTTTATCCCAGAAGCACTCAAAAAACCAAAGGATGACCCAAAAGACCCAAAGGACCCAAAGGATGAAAAATGGCAGGTAAGAGATGAAGTGCCACTCCAGCTGCTATTAATCCCCTAAAcattcatttctgttttttaataaaatatggCCTTAACATTGCTTTGGGTATGATTCCCCACCAAAGACAAAACAGCAATAAAGTAAAGGTTCACCGATTAGCTGTTTCAAACTTCCCCATATCTAGGATATGGACCCATCCCATCAACTCGTCTGTCTCACCCACTGAGCACAAGACTCGTGCATTTTTATAGCAGATATAGCACCCACTTGAACTCAGTTTTTATCAAGACGCAGCTGGTGAACAAGAGATGCTGAATGTGACAAGATGAGAATAGAAATGTGTTGTACTCAAAATGTCTTCTGGAAAAATTACTGGAACAGTATCAGTTTTCATAATTACTTAAGAGGCCAAATTGAGATGTTTTGGGGTAAAATTTGTGAAGCACTTGTCAGGTTCTTGGTTTTTATGGTTCATACTAATTTTTATATTAATAATCTAAATTAATGTCATTTAGACTGTATTATTGATATTAATATTACTATCaatataattaataataatattaagtTATCAAAATAAATGGTACATATACATCTCGTCACCAACCTGAGCTGAgggaaaaatatatttacaaataaatCCGTCACTTGAAATATTGATCTACTTTACTTAAATTGAAGTTCAAAAATTGAAATAGTTTTACTTAACTGCAGACGCTGAAAACATTCACTCTTAAATGTTCCACTTTTTTACATTATTGCAGCATGAAAATGTCATATTTTTGCAGAAATGATTAAAGGGTTTTAACAACTTTAAAGCAGCACTGAATGTCTGAATATCAGAATCCTGTctagggctgtcgcgataaccgcaaaatgcaatcaccgcggtgctgagaggacctccgcggtgcgtgtccaggccaccgccCACCGCACGCCCGCTTGCgcgcgcagaacaactcgagaaactaaacaagtttttaagactgcacagtagatacaaagcgactgaaagaactgatacttttttttaagccagcacagtaataatgatacattgtatattccccgcaaggcaggagaaacacattaacacagcttggtgccgcgtttctgtcgtcatctttgcatataggcaccgcacacgcacacacgtctgcatgctactcgttgtggtctcattctccctcagcagctgatattacaagaatatgcctactcagtgtcgaagcaatagaagttaaaataaaatgcagtggcctacctttatctcggctttactcctctgcctagtccggacactttatggctttgaatctttccttattatccatgtttaacgttgtaaatgcgaccgtctaatatcaGCAAAAAACTAGCTTCCGcagaaccacagcttggtgtgcacatttgctgttgggaaatacctgatcatttcaacaaaactgtgtaggtgaaactattaaaaaaaaaaaaaagtttaaaaaatgtgccggggttggttggtcggcggcagtctgttaaaaaaaaactgtatcccggacacgtgagctcaactgctgcgctgatctgcttcgtttttctccgtcattactaaaAGAAATgtgcgcaggtctgcaacaatgttgatatttgccatgtggcactggcaacaatgttgcagaactggggtatgcgctgcttgatctccgctatgttggtctgtgagcgagtaaatgacaggcaaagcaaagtgaaatgtcagaatcgctgggaaaaagacggattatgcgctcgattttcatctaacattgcatgtcgtggaaagtagcctaatgaacaaaaatgcgatatcaccgcataccgcgctgttgagcggctatgagtcaccgcggtgggaattccctcaccgcgacagccctaatCCTGTCACTTAAAAAGACTGATGACGACAAAAATGCTGAGTATGTGGTGTCTGAAATGGTAAAGGTGAACATGTAAGAAATTAGATTTTCACTTGAAAGTTGTGACTATTCAGCTTCTCATATAAATATACTGATGAACGTGTGTATCCTCCAGCATGAGGATGCCTCTATACGCATGTTTGATCACCTGGTGGAAGCCAATCGTTTGCAGTCAGAGATGGAAAACGACGGGCTGGAAGAGGAAACAGACCTGATCTTCATCAAGGAGCTGATTCTAGGAAAGCCTTTGAGCACTCTGGAAAATGATGCACCAGTTTCTACGAAAGATGAACCTGTATGAGTATTCTGAAATCAATCAGTTTGATTTTTGCTACAGAGGTCTAATGTCTAATGCTCAATACTGCTGTCATCTCCACAGTGGCCATACAAAGGTCGAGCTGAGGACAAGTCTTTCCTCTATGAGATTGTGGCAAACAAGCTTAATGGGATCGATGTGGACAAATTTGACTACTTTGCCAGGTGGAGTTTGCTTAAACTAAAACAGTTACTGATGTAGAGTGAGGAACTACAACTGTATGTATTACTTCCCCAGAACAATAACAGTATCACCGTGATTACTTCTACTATAGATAAGTCTTTGAAGACTATTCAGTCTTTGAAGACTGTAGGGTAAAAGTGTTATTTTATTAATGCATTTCCTCCCTCTGTCTTGTCTCAGGGACTGTCACCACCTTGGCATGAAGAACAACTTTGACCACCTGCGGTACTTCATGTGTGTCAGGGTGTGTGAAGTGGATGGGCGGAAACACATCTGCTGCAGAGACAAGGTGTATACCCATGCTTTTTAAGctaggaaaaaaacaaagaggttTATCTGAATGGATGTTACTTAACCAAAGGCAACAATCTTCACAGGAGGTGGACAATCTGTATGGCATGTTCCAAACCAGGAATCGTCTCCATAGAAGAGCCTACCAGCACAAAGTAAACAAGAATATAGAGATTATGTGAGTACCTAGTCTTCCCAATGTTGGTACTATGCAGTAAAATGttcctgaattttttttttaaagcttttgatTCCTATCCAGGATCAAGGATGCCTTCTTAAAAGCTGATTCATACATCAAGATCAGTGGATCAAACGGGGAGATGTTCACTCTCTCTACAGCCAAAAATGACATGGAGGCCTACACCAAACTGACAGGTCAGTGGATGCCAAATTTAAAGATGAATTGAACCAAGAATAGATTATTTACAAGTTTTTGGTAAGTACAAGTATCACGGCAGGTGTAAGCAGCAGGAGCTCAAGAAAGAGGCTTGACCTCAGGAACATAACGGAGCAAGCTGGACATTCAAAGTGGAATCAAATAGAGTGAGTTTAGACAGAGTGGGGCAAGAGTTGAGCCATGGATTGGACAACTTGAATCAAAGCGGTACTTTTCTGATTCTTGGCCCTCTCAATCCAGTAGGTGATAAAGGCCTTGTTATGGACAGTGTACATGAAGTATCTGGCACACCTTGTAAATAGATTAGTCATTGATATTAATTTTTTCACTGGTTCGAATAAAGTTTTAATAGTGCAAACAGACCAAGGTTTCTGTGTCTGTGTAATGAAGAAACAGTAGTGTTGAAGTGTTTGTCTGTTTGCACTATTGAATTGTATTAGAATCAGTCAGTTGAGGCCTTCTAAACTCCTGTTAGACTTGTATTTCGTGCTGAAACCCCAAAGAATCGCCCTGTTCTTGCTTGTGTTTCTCTCAGAAGGGAAGTTTCAGGCTGATAAGCTGTTGCTGGAACATTTAAACTTATTTTGTCAGCTGGATGAAAAAGGGAAAGTGTGTTCAAGCTGAACTACGCTTATGCTTAGAAGCCATGTGATTTCATGGAAGGTCGGCCTGAAATATTTGTTCTCcagttgttattgtttttatttctcaccttATACTGTCAGTGTTTCTTTTATACCTACACCTACCCTAACAAGTTATTAGGAAACTGCTCTGCAATATAATGATACTTATATTTATACCACTAAAGAAATATTAACCTGCTCTTATGTATCCTGACCTGTCTTTCACTGtattttcttttgctttgaaGATCAAGTGTTTGAAAAAATACTCCATGAAGAAATTAATGGAGCTAGTGATATTCTGAAGAGGATCCTCTCTCGAAAACTGTACAAGTATCTGGGTCAAGCCAAGGTGGGTCAAACATTTGGAGGAAAAGATTTTGTTTGCGCCTGCACTAGTCATTTTTGTTCACACTGaaattatataatatataatatgctGTGAATATACTGTGTGTTGTTAAGACTTAATAAATCTTTGTactgtttttttcacttttcattGAAAACCAACCAAATaagaaaatgaagaaagaaaagaagacccCCTTATCCTATCTGCCTACAAGtataagttgctttggataaaagcgtctgccaaatgcataaacacaaCACAGTTTACCTAGCTGTTTTGATATCCCAATCCCATGTCCCAACATAggttgtatttaaaaaaattagagtgaatcacaaacacatacataaaTTACTTAAAAACTGAGACACGTGTTTGAGTTTCACCATGAGGGAATGGCAGAAATGACAAAAGATTACATCTCAAAATTGGTTTCAAGGATTTCTTCTGTATGAAAATGTATTGCAGAATGTGGGATGCGGACTCAGTCCATATATTTAATTTGGTCATTATTGGGTAAAGTGGAAGTTGTTTATTACAATCATTAAAGTAAACATTTGAACTGAAGaaaatgtcacttttcttttaaagaggAATCCAGATCAACCAGGAGagcaaaatgaagaaataacagCGGTAAGAATAAGAAGAGAGTGaagataataaaacaaaaataacaataatagcAATAAAATAAGTGTTCCATCTCTTAGGAAGCAATTGAAACTTTGAAAACTGCGCTGACATCGGGCATCCCCGACAGGAGACAAGACTTCGAAGTTTGTGTGAGTTTTCTGTCTTACTGGCTGTACGACACTGACCTTCAAATCTTTTAATTCCCAAAAGCAATCCCAGCAGAATGATGTGATTTAGTTCATTTTTTCATGATTTAATCACAGTTGCACACTGAGGTCAAGAAATTCTCAACAATCCAAATTCCACTTGCTTGAATCCTGATCATTGCCTCTTTCTGCTATATTTAGCACGTGATGTGAAAGATGTTTCTTTACTACCACAGAGATATTATCCATTTGTAAATGTTAACAGTTTTCTTTCCAACACCTCTCTTTTAGGTTGTCCGTTTTGACTATGGGATGAGAGACATGGACCCCATCCAAAACGTCTATTTCTACACAAAGAGTGACCCGACCACAGCATCCAGGATCCCCAGAGCTCAGGtcagaacaacagaaaaaatGTGATGCTAGTATTTGTTGGCAGGAGCTGTTCATCACTTGTGCGTATTTCTTTGTGAGACAACCTTGGGTAAGGTTACAATTCAAATGTTAATGTCATCATTGTTGTCAGGTGTCAAGACTCCTCCCAGAACGCTTTTCTGAGAAGATCATCAGGGTCTACTGGAAAAAGCCGGATGATGACACTGCAGTCCCTAAAACACTCTTTGAAGGCTGGTGTGAGAGCAAAGGCTTTACGGTAATATTTGGGCTAAAGTTGTTAAATACAGTAAAGGAGTTAGTTGTACTTAGGCTAGAATTTAGATTCAACAGAAATGCTTTAGTGACTTAGAAGCAATATTGTAAAAAGAACAGGCAGAGAGCAGTTTCACATTTCAGATCTGAtaaaatatctgtttttttccaaGCCAACAgttcaaaaacacaaaatgatctATTTACTCTTAGACAAAGCAACAGCAAATATTAGCAGCGACAGTGAAGTCTTTCCCTGCTGAATCTCTCAATGGACACTTTTTGCTTCTacttatgtattttttttttttcgctgtCTTTATTTCAGCACACAATGGAGTGACGCATTGAAAATGGTGATGAAGCAAAAGATGGCACAAGAAGattaaaaggaaaggaaacaatcaGCTGCTCTGTGGTGAATTTTAATGAAAAGGTTTAGCAGACTATAGTGACCAACACCATGTATGTCCAGAAAGAAATGATGACACAAGTGTGTAACGAATTAATTgtttcatattcaggctgtgtTATATGTAATCTGCATATGTATTTAGGGTTAACTAGGGTTAGGCTTCCATGTTTCTTTCTCAAGAAGTAAATGAAACCTGCAAACTAAaagacagctgactgtggaagcTGTAAACCACAGTAAAAGTCTGTCATTTACTGATTTTATGGGTTTTTATGGTGTGTTTGGCTGTTATGAATATTGAGTGgattttgttttcttatcaTAATTATAATCCTAATTATGTTAGTTAGTAAGGAAGGTTAGTCCA
This window contains:
- the LOC142390976 gene encoding deoxynucleoside triphosphate triphosphohydrolase SAMHD1-like translates to MATGEDPTRNDPPKKLFNDSIHGNIELHPLLVKIIDTPQFQRLRNIKQLGGCYYVYPGASHNRFEHSIGVAHLAGELAKSLRSRQPGLKIDDRDILCVQIAGLCHDLGHGPFSHLYDTMFIPEALKKPKDDPKDPKDPKDEKWQHEDASIRMFDHLVEANRLQSEMENDGLEEETDLIFIKELILGKPLSTLENDAPVSTKDEPWPYKGRAEDKSFLYEIVANKLNGIDVDKFDYFARDCHHLGMKNNFDHLRYFMCVRVCEVDGRKHICCRDKEVDNLYGMFQTRNRLHRRAYQHKVNKNIEIMIKDAFLKADSYIKISGSNGEMFTLSTAKNDMEAYTKLTDQVFEKILHEEINGASDILKRILSRKLYKYLGQAKRNPDQPGEQNEEITAEAIETLKTALTSGIPDRRQDFEVCVVRFDYGMRDMDPIQNVYFYTKSDPTTASRIPRAQVSRLLPERFSEKIIRVYWKKPDDDTAVPKTLFEGWCESKGFTHTME